The following is a genomic window from Candidatus Peregrinibacteria bacterium.
CCTCCTTCCGGGAAGAGTTTTTGTACAAGATAACGTACAAAATCTGTGCACGTGCACACTTCCACATGATCAAAATTCATTAAATTTGTTTTCGTACGTTTGGATTTTTTAGATTTCAGCATCTACATGCTCTCAAACATACTTTTGATTGCCTAATTTGTTTCAAGAACCGATATTACTGCAATACAGCCACCACTTCCGCAGAGGATTATTTTTTTATTTGATGTGTCGTCAGTTTGATTGCACCGCTCCAGCACTTGTTTGTATAACTCCGGGTATTTTTCAAAAATCAAATACTCGAAGTCGTTATGTAGGTTTGCAAGTACGGTTTCGCGGTCATCATTGATGAGGGCTCCAACGATGACGCGTGCTTTATCTTTGTTTTGACGGCATTTTTCAAGGTCGATGTTCTCGTATGCCCAGGCGGTTTCGACTTCAATTTTGGTATCGATAATTTCGATATTGAGTTTGATTTCACTTTCGAGTGGTTCGATGATTTCACCGAAATGTGTGCAGTATGCAAATTGACTACCTTCTATAAAAAACGCACTATCCATGCTGATTTTGGAAGCGATATTTTTGAGTTTTTTTGGAGGAAAATTAAAATCCCACAGTTTGTTTAGCGCCTTTATGACGGCGGCGGCGTCGCTCGAGCCGCCGCCACAACCAGCTCTAACCGGTATGTTTTTTTTGAGAATTATTTTTATCGCTGTCAGTTTTTTTTCAAGATCCATAAAAACCCCGGATTCAATGGCTTCTTGCTTTAGCAAATTCGCGGCTTTGAAACAGATATTATCTTCACCTTCCGGGGCTGAATATTTTGAATCAGGATCAATTTCAACCACAATCTGAAAATGCCCATCCATAGGCTCTATTGTGATTTCATCACACAAGCTTGGCACCCGCGCGATTATCGTAGACACCAAATGATAATTATCGATTGGATCTTTACCAATAATATCCAGATACAAATTCACCTTCGCGGGCGCCTTCACAAATATACTACTCATAATCAAAAAATTAACTTATATAAGATTCACAAAGCATGTGCATTGTATACCTTTTCCAAATAAATCTATGCCTTCGCCGGAAGTTGCAGTGAGGCCTATTGTTATATTGGGATTTTTTTTGTAGTATGGTTTTAAAATCTCAATTATGCTTTTTTTCAAATCATTTTCTATCGCATCAATTTTTGGTTTTTTGCAGATTAATGCGATGCTCAAATTTCCAATAGAGTAGCCTGCACTTTGCATTTTTTCCAAAATAACTTTCAAATATTCTCGACTATCTTTGATTCCATTTTCACACATTTTATCAGCAGTTTGTCCGAGCGAACTTTCCCCGAGCGCGCTTGAGATAGCATTAAATAGCGCATGTAATATGATGTCCCCATCTGAATTTGCACTGAGTTTTGGAAAGTCTGAAAATTGTAATCCGCCAAGAGTTAGGATGCCGTCTTCTGCAAATTCATGTGAATCTTGCCCAACACCAACTCGTTGCTCACGAGCACAAGCATTTCCCAGTCCAATCCCCGCGCGCATTTTCCCCAAGTCCTCTTCTGTTGTAATTTTAAAATTTGTCTTACTTGCCTCGATCAATGTATAGGCGGCTTTTTCTTCAGGATTTCGATTAATCAAATCCAGCAATTGCAGGTCGTCAGTCATGGCAAGCGCGCCAGCTTGCTTGCCAAATAAGGTGCCCGAAGGGCGACGATTTTTTGCCTGTATTTCTTGAAACAGCTCAATTCCCTTTAAAAGTATATCCAGTCGAATACACTGAGGTGTCTGCATCGCATACAAATCCTCACGATTTAAAACTTCAAATGTCTCGCTACCTAGGCTTTTTCTTCTAATTGTATCTTTAACTTTGTGAGCAACCCCACATGCTCCAACTTTTATTGCTCCGTCTAAGCAAGCCTGAATTTCCTCGACCGTTACTCCGGGATTGGCAGCATTATGTATCATCACAAACGTATCCCCATATTCCTCCTCCTCTACATTTTTTAAAATTTCTTTGACTCCGGCCTGCATAGATTCGAACCTACTCCCTCCAGGCTTGACAAATTTCGCAAAAGGCATACTATTACCACTAATAGTGACGGTGAAAACATCTCCGAATATTTCACTTTCATGAAATATCCTATGAGTTCGCTCAATCACAGACTCATTTCCAAGCTTGCACGCAAGCTTATCCGAGCCAAATCGCTCACTCACTCCACCCCCTAAAATAAGTGCAAAAACATTCATTATAAGAATTAAAATAATACCTAATTCCACCGCAATATATGCTAGAAGAAGATTCAGGACAAGTGGAGACTTTGGACTCAGGCCTACTCTCTCAATTACCGGTTGGTATTTTGATGACAGCAAATGATCGTGATAATAGTTGCGTAGTTGAAGCTATGGATAGTATCCGGAAAACTTTACCTTTGGCCGCATTTTTAGTTAAACCATTTGGTATGACTGCATTTTTGGAATCTATAAAGGATGCCTTACATGGCCGGGAAGGTGATAATATTAAGAATTTATTGGGGGAAGATAAGGCGGTTGTTAATATAGAAGACGACATTCATCTGAATAGGATAGTTGGTGATATATTAGATAATGTTGGGTTAAATCGCAGATCTTTTTTAACGTACAATGAAGCTGTTCGAGCATTACAGGTTGAAGGTGGTAAATGTTTTGTTGAGATAGATGGGTCGAGATTTCAAGTTAGGCTTTTATTGCTGGATTTGCTTACACCGGGAGAGTATGGAATAGAAGATCTTATGGGATTCTTAGTTAAATCTTGACGTTTAGCAGCTCAATAAACTCAATTTCTCCTTTTTCGAATTTGCTTACTTTGTTATCATTTTCCTCAAGAAGTTTTTTTGTCGTACCGTTCCGAAGAGCACTATATGCTTTGTCCAAATTTGAAAAAGTCGATCTATTTGGTTCGAAAAATTCTAATTTTTCAGCCTTTGCAAGGTCGAGGCGAGGGAGTAGATTTGGTTTAACATTTGGATAATACAAACAGTAGTGAATTGGGATTTTCATGTCGGGGATAGCGGCGTGCATCATGACATTGCCGTCTTTGAAATAAACTATTCCGTGGACGAGGGACTGTGGGTGGATGAGCACCTCAATTTTTTCCGGAGGGAGTCCGAAGAGCACAGCTGTTTCTATTATTTCAAATCCTTTGTTCATGAGTGTTGCAGAATCGATTGTAATTTTTTTACCCATGTTTGGCCAAGTGGGATGGTTTAGTGCATCTTGTAGAGTGACATTTTTAAGCTCTTCTAAAGTTTTGCCGAAAAATGGACCGCCGGAGGCGGTCAATATCACCTTTTCTACGTTTTGTTTGATTAATTCCCATGAAATATTTCCATTTTCGTCGACGCAGTTTCTGCGTAAACACTGATGTATTGCGCAAATCTCAGAATCTATCGGCAAAATCATTGCACCATTTTCTTTTGCAATTCGCATCAAATCTTCGCCATCTGAAACCAGAGCTTCCTTGTTCGCAAGTGCAACATTTATGCCAAGTTTAAGTGCTTTTCTCGTAATTTCAGCACCATTTCCTCCGGAAATACAATTTACAACCAGGTCTAGTGGCCCTGCCAACAGTAAACTCAAATCATCATCGCCGGAACACGTTTTTTTTACAGAAAATTCTT
Proteins encoded in this region:
- the ispE gene encoding 4-(cytidine 5'-diphospho)-2-C-methyl-D-erythritol kinase, which gives rise to MSSIFVKAPAKVNLYLDIIGKDPIDNYHLVSTIIARVPSLCDEITIEPMDGHFQIVVEIDPDSKYSAPEGEDNICFKAANLLKQEAIESGVFMDLEKKLTAIKIILKKNIPVRAGCGGGSSDAAAVIKALNKLWDFNFPPKKLKNIASKISMDSAFFIEGSQFAYCTHFGEIIEPLESEIKLNIEIIDTKIEVETAWAYENIDLEKCRQNKDKARVIVGALINDDRETVLANLHNDFEYLIFEKYPELYKQVLERCNQTDDTSNKKIILCGSGGCIAVISVLETN
- a CDS encoding bifunctional 2-C-methyl-D-erythritol 4-phosphate cytidylyltransferase IspD/2-C-methyl-D-erythritol 2,4-cyclodiphosphate synthase IspF; translated protein: MNVFALILGGGVSERFGSDKLACKLGNESVIERTHRIFHESEIFGDVFTVTISGNSMPFAKFVKPGGSRFESMQAGVKEILKNVEEEEYGDTFVMIHNAANPGVTVEEIQACLDGAIKVGACGVAHKVKDTIRRKSLGSETFEVLNREDLYAMQTPQCIRLDILLKGIELFQEIQAKNRRPSGTLFGKQAGALAMTDDLQLLDLINRNPEEKAAYTLIEASKTNFKITTEEDLGKMRAGIGLGNACAREQRVGVGQDSHEFAEDGILTLGGLQFSDFPKLSANSDGDIILHALFNAISSALGESSLGQTADKMCENGIKDSREYLKVILEKMQSAGYSIGNLSIALICKKPKIDAIENDLKKSIIEILKPYYKKNPNITIGLTATSGEGIDLFGKGIQCTCFVNLI
- a CDS encoding 1-deoxy-D-xylulose-5-phosphate reductoisomerase, with the translated sequence MNYTNLNKKRIVVLGATGSVGRDVLEVVRQNPGDFEIVGLSCYENVELLKELTEEFSVKKTCSGDDDLSLLLAGPLDLVVNCISGGNGAEITRKALKLGINVALANKEALVSDGEDLMRIAKENGAMILPIDSEICAIHQCLRRNCVDENGNISWELIKQNVEKVILTASGGPFFGKTLEELKNVTLQDALNHPTWPNMGKKITIDSATLMNKGFEIIETAVLFGLPPEKIEVLIHPQSLVHGIVYFKDGNVMMHAAIPDMKIPIHYCLYYPNVKPNLLPRLDLAKAEKLEFFEPNRSTFSNLDKAYSALRNGTTKKLLEENDNKVSKFEKGEIEFIELLNVKI